Proteins encoded within one genomic window of Brenneria nigrifluens DSM 30175 = ATCC 13028:
- a CDS encoding zinc ribbon domain-containing protein YjdM, producing the protein MQQLPNCPKCHSEYTWQDNELLNCPECGHVWAMDGDSAAQEEGLTVRDANGNLLADGDTVTVVKDLKVKGSSSTLKIGTRVKGIRLVEGDHNIDCKIDGFGAMKLKSEFVKKN; encoded by the coding sequence ATGCAACAGCTACCTAATTGTCCTAAATGTCACTCTGAGTACACCTGGCAGGATAATGAGTTATTGAATTGCCCTGAGTGCGGACATGTATGGGCAATGGACGGCGATTCGGCCGCTCAGGAGGAAGGACTGACCGTCAGGGACGCCAATGGCAATCTGCTGGCGGATGGAGACACGGTGACGGTAGTTAAGGATCTGAAAGTAAAGGGAAGTTCCTCAACGCTGAAAATCGGCACCCGGGTTAAAGGCATTCGTCTCGTCGAAGGCGATCATAATATTGATTGCAAGATTGACGGTTTTGGCGCCATGAAGCTGAAATCCGAGTTTGTGAAGAAAAACTGA
- the mltB gene encoding lytic murein transglycosylase B → MRHLATLFSLIVLLSACSSKPAPPPPPVPAPAQGNPFKGGGFLLEPAQSEHLPRGDFAFNPATGRFVDKMVSEHGFDRRQLHDVLAQARRLDWVLRLMDRQAPTSRPPSGPNGAWIRYRSQFITPDNVQNGVLFWNQHQDALQRAWEVYGVPPEIIVGIIGVETRWGRVLGKTRIIDALATLAFDYPRRADYFTGELETFLLMARNEGNDPLSLRGSYAGAMGYGQFMPSSFKNYAVDFDGNGHINLWDPVDAIGSVANYFKGHGWVNGGIVAVPAAGQAPSLEHGFNTRYSLAALQAAGLRPQSSLGGYQEASLLRLDIGSGYQYWYGLPNFYTITRYNHSTHYAMAVWQLGEAVGRARQGGAY, encoded by the coding sequence ATGCGTCATTTGGCTACTCTCTTTTCACTGATTGTTCTGCTCTCAGCCTGTAGCAGTAAGCCTGCTCCTCCGCCACCTCCCGTCCCCGCCCCCGCCCAGGGGAATCCTTTTAAGGGCGGCGGCTTTCTGCTTGAGCCCGCGCAGTCGGAGCATCTGCCGCGGGGCGATTTTGCCTTTAATCCGGCGACCGGCCGCTTTGTGGACAAAATGGTGAGCGAGCACGGCTTCGATCGCCGACAGTTGCATGACGTTCTGGCCCAGGCGCGGCGGCTGGACTGGGTGCTGCGCCTGATGGACAGGCAGGCGCCGACCTCACGCCCTCCGTCCGGTCCTAATGGCGCCTGGATCCGCTATCGCAGCCAGTTCATCACGCCGGATAACGTGCAAAACGGCGTGCTTTTCTGGAATCAGCATCAGGATGCGCTGCAGCGCGCCTGGGAAGTATACGGCGTACCTCCGGAGATTATCGTCGGCATTATCGGCGTTGAGACCCGCTGGGGACGCGTATTGGGCAAGACGCGTATTATTGATGCGCTGGCGACGCTGGCGTTCGACTATCCGCGCCGCGCCGACTATTTTACCGGCGAGCTGGAAACCTTCCTGCTGATGGCCCGCAATGAGGGGAATGACCCGCTCAGCCTGCGCGGTTCCTACGCCGGCGCGATGGGCTACGGTCAGTTTATGCCCTCGTCGTTTAAAAACTATGCGGTGGATTTTGACGGCAACGGCCATATCAACCTGTGGGATCCGGTGGACGCCATCGGCAGCGTGGCCAACTACTTCAAGGGGCACGGCTGGGTCAACGGGGGCATTGTGGCCGTGCCGGCCGCCGGTCAGGCGCCGTCGCTGGAGCATGGCTTCAACACGCGCTACTCCCTCGCCGCGTTGCAGGCCGCCGGCCTGCGGCCGCAGAGCTCGCTGGGCGGTTACCAGGAGGCCAGCCTGCTGCGGCTTGATATCGGCAGCGGATACCAATACTGGTACGGTTTGCCCAATTTTTACACCATCACCCGTTACAACCACAGTACCCACTACGCGATGGCGGTATGGCAGTTGGGTGAAGCGGTGGGCCGGGCGCGGCAGGGCGGCGCCTACTGA
- a CDS encoding ABC transporter substrate-binding protein, which yields MNFTRRDFNRLSGAILAAAILAFGLVGGLSLPAQAQSAEIQRGGTLKIAFRSDNTALVSLDPFQVYWIEHRSVLRAVVDQLTDQDPQSGEIIPWLATRWELNNDATQYIFYLRDDVTFSNGEKFNAEAVKLSFDANIALLKDLPTAFGKSYIDGYVSSEVVDEYTIKVNFSVPNAAFLQATSTTNLGILAPATYKNSTIRERNLGKLIGSGPFILTEYSPEERIVLKKREGYAWPSAVSENKGDAYLDEIIVRYIPESSNRVGSVISGEVDIAWPRDPFTNEDYNYITGKGLNIIQRSIPGITESLYPNVNYDRPFSNAAVRQAFQKAIDRKSYAATIYGKHFPVAEGVLEPSTLYYQSQSESLTHDPQDAAEILEKAGWLVAGDGYRYRDGKKLTVVYPLTEEKPGDVLIQDQVRQVGFELILQPVTAGEANARYVSGNYDLQRGVLTRGDPAVIQSHADVRYSGSAVSKNRFTAQAQSKLQELLDKGLAEADPAARKAIYKDVQDFILQENAYFPIFARTQQAAIGSRVHGVKFSGESFLHVNDIWIEK from the coding sequence ATGAATTTCACCAGACGTGATTTCAATCGCCTTTCCGGCGCCATTCTGGCCGCCGCCATCCTGGCTTTCGGGCTTGTCGGCGGCCTATCCCTCCCGGCGCAGGCGCAGTCGGCCGAGATCCAGCGCGGCGGAACCCTGAAGATTGCCTTTCGCAGCGACAACACCGCTCTGGTCAGCCTCGACCCGTTTCAGGTCTACTGGATTGAGCACCGTTCGGTGTTAAGGGCGGTGGTGGATCAACTTACCGACCAAGACCCGCAAAGCGGGGAAATTATTCCCTGGTTGGCCACCCGCTGGGAATTAAATAATGACGCCACGCAATACATATTTTATCTGCGTGACGACGTTACGTTCAGCAACGGCGAAAAGTTCAACGCCGAGGCGGTGAAACTCTCGTTCGACGCCAATATCGCGCTGCTCAAGGATCTTCCGACCGCTTTCGGCAAATCCTACATTGATGGCTACGTTTCCTCGGAAGTTGTTGATGAATACACCATAAAGGTCAATTTCAGCGTTCCCAACGCCGCTTTCCTACAGGCGACGTCTACCACCAATCTGGGAATTTTAGCCCCGGCCACATACAAAAACAGCACGATACGGGAACGGAATCTTGGAAAGCTCATCGGCTCCGGTCCTTTTATTTTAACGGAGTACTCGCCGGAGGAACGCATTGTTCTGAAAAAACGTGAAGGCTACGCATGGCCGTCCGCGGTTAGTGAAAATAAAGGAGATGCGTATCTGGATGAAATTATCGTGCGTTATATTCCGGAGAGCAGCAACCGGGTCGGAAGCGTGATTTCAGGGGAAGTCGACATCGCCTGGCCCAGAGATCCGTTCACCAATGAAGATTACAACTACATTACCGGCAAAGGACTAAATATAATTCAGCGCTCTATTCCGGGTATAACCGAGAGTTTATATCCCAATGTAAATTATGACCGGCCGTTTTCCAATGCGGCAGTTCGGCAGGCTTTCCAGAAAGCCATTGATCGGAAAAGCTACGCGGCGACTATTTATGGAAAACATTTCCCGGTGGCCGAAGGCGTTCTGGAGCCGTCAACGTTATATTATCAATCCCAGTCTGAGAGTTTGACCCACGATCCGCAGGATGCGGCGGAGATCCTTGAAAAGGCCGGCTGGTTGGTCGCCGGCGACGGTTATCGCTATCGCGACGGGAAAAAACTGACGGTTGTCTATCCGCTTACCGAGGAAAAACCGGGAGATGTTCTGATTCAGGATCAGGTCAGGCAAGTGGGTTTTGAATTGATTTTGCAGCCGGTGACGGCAGGCGAGGCTAATGCCCGTTATGTCTCCGGCAATTACGATTTGCAACGCGGGGTCCTGACGCGCGGCGATCCTGCGGTGATCCAATCCCACGCGGACGTTCGTTATTCGGGATCCGCCGTGTCAAAAAATCGTTTTACCGCGCAGGCGCAGTCGAAACTGCAAGAACTTCTGGACAAGGGGCTGGCCGAAGCGGATCCGGCGGCGCGCAAGGCTATCTATAAGGATGTGCAGGACTTTATTTTGCAGGAAAACGCCTATTTCCCGATTTTCGCGCGTACCCAGCAGGCGGCTATCGGTTCCAGGGTTCACGGGGTGAAATTCAGCGGAGAAAGCTTTCTCCACGTCAATGACATCTGGATCGAAAAGTAA
- a CDS encoding SiaB family protein kinase, with the protein MTPDSKYAGFFDATSQRDITLYYVGYFSQNIISSLAETMRLQLEKKQVPAGIRRKLFSAFIEMVQNITRYSAAHLALLDQSNEVRHGSVCIGYENGKYFLLCANQVHPEDIEKLRGRLEPLRYMTLDEIKLAYKASLRDETPPWSKGADMGLLTVARDASEPLQFTFRADASTGLSTFYLKAII; encoded by the coding sequence ATGACGCCAGATAGTAAATACGCCGGTTTTTTCGACGCGACCAGCCAGCGGGACATTACGCTGTATTACGTCGGTTATTTTTCGCAAAACATCATCAGCTCCCTGGCGGAAACGATGCGGTTGCAGTTGGAAAAAAAACAGGTTCCCGCGGGTATCCGCCGCAAGCTGTTTTCCGCCTTTATCGAAATGGTACAGAACATCACCCGATACTCCGCGGCCCATTTGGCTCTCCTCGATCAATCCAATGAGGTTCGCCACGGCTCCGTGTGTATCGGCTATGAAAATGGGAAATATTTCTTACTTTGCGCAAATCAAGTCCACCCCGAGGATATTGAAAAACTGCGCGGGCGTCTGGAACCATTACGTTATATGACGCTCGATGAAATCAAGCTCGCCTATAAAGCCTCCCTGCGCGATGAAACACCGCCCTGGAGCAAAGGGGCCGATATGGGTTTGCTGACCGTCGCGCGCGACGCCAGCGAACCTCTCCAGTTCACTTTTCGGGCTGACGCATCAACGGGGCTGTCGACGTTTTATCTGAAGGCTATCATTTGA
- a CDS encoding GGDEF domain-containing protein, which translates to MTAFELFTPEYDILLAARNVANQQNMPAEVYRDTLLALTEHYQRLVRESHRLISRSDRAEKELNRLNAQLNRLAIELEYKASHDPLTDVYNRGAIIERINQTLQRNQAALIVLDIDHFKRINDAYGHPTGDAVICALTSRVREVLKGLGSIGRVGGEEFTILLDGFILEQAVSIAERLHFSLNDAPLDALPQQVVTASFGVSWAPQTTGFDTLYGAADAALYKAKNRGRNRVEYQ; encoded by the coding sequence ATGACTGCGTTTGAGCTGTTCACGCCGGAATACGACATCCTGCTCGCGGCGCGCAATGTCGCCAACCAGCAAAACATGCCGGCGGAGGTTTACCGCGACACCCTGCTGGCGCTGACTGAACATTACCAGCGTCTGGTGCGCGAATCACACCGGCTGATTTCCCGCAGCGACCGCGCGGAAAAAGAGTTAAACCGCCTGAACGCGCAATTAAATAGGCTGGCGATTGAGCTGGAATACAAAGCCAGCCACGATCCTCTGACCGACGTTTACAACCGTGGGGCAATCATTGAGCGTATCAATCAAACGCTGCAACGCAATCAGGCGGCGCTTATCGTGCTGGACATCGACCATTTCAAGCGGATAAATGACGCCTACGGCCACCCAACCGGGGATGCCGTGATATGCGCGTTAACCTCACGGGTGCGGGAGGTGCTCAAAGGACTCGGCAGTATCGGTCGGGTGGGCGGCGAAGAGTTCACCATTCTGCTTGATGGCTTTATCCTCGAACAGGCCGTCTCTATCGCCGAACGTCTCCATTTCAGCCTGAATGACGCGCCGCTGGATGCGTTGCCTCAGCAGGTGGTGACGGCCAGCTTCGGCGTCAGTTGGGCGCCGCAGACAACCGGCTTTGATACGCTTTACGGCGCGGCGGACGCCGCGCTCTACAAGGCAAAAAATCGGGGCCGAAACCGGGTGGAATATCAGTAG
- a CDS encoding ABC transporter permease, whose product MQAILVLWLAYTASYIILYVLPGDTLVYLLATNDLQIDALSPQELQRVKEYYGLDKGPIEQYLSHLAGILQGDFGISATKSQSVNEIVFSRLPSTALLGAVSVVFALVLGLSVAIAATYVQWKPLKIFLSRLPVLGVSLPSFWVGLLLIQVVAFGLGWLPSSGSDGWKTLILPSITMALPSAAVLAQVLIRSLNDTLKEPYIQTAKAKGISHFAVYTRHALKNAALPTLTILGLLIGATVTGAVTTETVFSRVGIGRLAQEAVLAQDVPVVLAIVVIAATAFVVTNLIVDLLYLVIDPRIRHVEKVT is encoded by the coding sequence ATGCAGGCCATTCTAGTCCTGTGGCTGGCTTACACGGCGTCGTATATCATACTGTATGTTCTGCCGGGCGATACGCTGGTGTATTTACTTGCCACCAACGATCTCCAGATAGACGCGCTTTCCCCTCAGGAGCTACAGAGAGTCAAAGAATACTACGGGCTGGATAAAGGCCCGATAGAGCAGTATTTATCACACCTGGCGGGTATTTTGCAGGGAGACTTCGGAATCTCGGCCACCAAAAGCCAGTCGGTTAACGAGATCGTCTTTTCCCGGCTGCCAAGCACTGCGCTACTTGGCGCTGTTTCGGTGGTTTTCGCCCTGGTGCTCGGATTGAGCGTTGCGATTGCGGCGACTTATGTGCAGTGGAAGCCGCTAAAGATTTTCCTAAGCCGCCTGCCGGTCCTTGGCGTTTCGCTTCCGTCATTCTGGGTCGGTCTGCTGCTGATTCAAGTTGTCGCATTCGGTTTGGGGTGGCTTCCCTCAAGCGGTTCAGATGGATGGAAAACCCTGATTCTGCCCAGCATTACCATGGCGCTGCCATCGGCGGCGGTACTGGCGCAGGTGCTAATCCGCAGTTTGAATGACACGCTCAAAGAGCCTTACATCCAGACCGCGAAGGCGAAGGGGATATCCCATTTTGCGGTTTACACCAGGCACGCGCTCAAAAATGCGGCCCTTCCCACGCTCACCATTCTGGGACTGCTGATCGGCGCAACCGTTACCGGAGCGGTAACCACCGAGACCGTGTTTTCGCGGGTGGGAATCGGCAGACTGGCCCAGGAAGCCGTACTGGCTCAGGACGTTCCCGTCGTTCTGGCCATCGTGGTGATTGCGGCAACCGCCTTTGTGGTGACGAACCTGATAGTCGATTTGCTCTATCTTGTCATCGATCCCCGCATACGCCACGTCGAGAAAGTCACATGA
- a CDS encoding ABC transporter permease → MNSSEVNSRPRLVDDANEWDDDATRPEIWRARLAHAIGLLIRRPGLGMAILFILFVIAAAVFPGWFTSHDPFATSPANKILPPSWEHLFGTDHVGRDLFTRVLYGSKLTIQATALAILIAAVVGLLLGIFSGFSGGKVDAALMRIVDVTLAIPSLLLALAIVTAIGFGTLQVAIAVGVGSIPAFARTTRSEVLKVKALPFVEAARLCGAGWLMIVWRHILPNSCAPVAVLIILEFGGAVLAVAALSFLGFGAQPPAAEWGTLISEGRGYLMTAPWVSLLPGLFVALVVFSLNHIAKTLEELQR, encoded by the coding sequence ATGAATAGCAGTGAAGTAAATTCACGCCCGCGACTGGTTGATGACGCCAACGAGTGGGACGACGACGCCACACGGCCGGAAATCTGGCGGGCAAGGCTGGCTCACGCCATCGGGCTGCTGATTCGGCGACCGGGACTCGGTATGGCGATACTGTTTATTCTTTTCGTCATCGCCGCGGCCGTTTTCCCGGGTTGGTTTACCAGCCACGATCCCTTCGCCACCTCTCCGGCCAACAAAATCCTGCCGCCTTCGTGGGAACATCTTTTCGGCACGGACCACGTCGGGCGCGATCTCTTCACCCGGGTGCTTTACGGCTCAAAGTTGACCATTCAGGCAACCGCTCTCGCGATCCTGATCGCCGCGGTAGTTGGGCTGCTGCTAGGGATTTTTTCGGGGTTTTCAGGGGGAAAGGTTGATGCCGCGCTGATGAGGATAGTCGATGTGACTTTGGCCATTCCCTCTCTTCTCCTGGCCTTGGCAATTGTGACCGCAATAGGTTTCGGCACCCTCCAGGTGGCTATCGCCGTCGGCGTGGGAAGCATCCCTGCATTTGCCAGAACCACTCGCTCGGAGGTGCTAAAGGTCAAGGCCCTTCCTTTCGTGGAAGCCGCGCGCCTTTGCGGCGCCGGTTGGTTGATGATTGTCTGGAGGCATATTTTACCGAACTCCTGCGCACCTGTTGCGGTGTTGATTATTCTCGAATTCGGCGGCGCCGTGCTGGCGGTTGCGGCTTTGAGCTTTCTCGGTTTCGGCGCCCAGCCGCCGGCTGCCGAATGGGGTACGCTGATTTCCGAAGGACGCGGTTATCTGATGACCGCTCCGTGGGTTTCTTTGCTCCCCGGGTTGTTCGTTGCGCTGGTGGTGTTCAGCCTCAACCACATAGCTAAAACTCTGGAGGAACTGCAGCGATGA
- a CDS encoding DUF1987 domain-containing protein → MANIMNMDNLHIAGTPCTPAVDFYFDTYRLSLSGESYPENAAAFYRPLIAKIQDYLHLLTVENDAAQANDFLAQNPPPAIEIHVSLVYFNSSSTKMLFSLFDTLNQAAQHALTIALHWYYDKDDDIAEEFGEELHIDFPALDFHSHILE, encoded by the coding sequence ATGGCAAACATTATGAATATGGACAATCTACACATCGCAGGAACGCCCTGTACCCCGGCCGTCGATTTTTACTTCGATACTTATCGGCTCTCCCTGTCAGGCGAGTCTTATCCTGAAAATGCGGCGGCGTTTTACCGCCCGCTGATTGCAAAAATACAGGATTACCTCCATCTGCTAACCGTGGAAAACGATGCCGCGCAGGCAAACGATTTCCTCGCTCAAAACCCGCCGCCCGCCATCGAAATTCATGTCTCGCTGGTTTATTTCAACAGTTCCAGCACCAAAATGCTGTTCAGCCTGTTCGACACGCTGAATCAGGCGGCGCAACACGCCCTCACGATTGCGTTGCACTGGTATTACGACAAGGACGACGATATCGCGGAAGAGTTCGGTGAAGAGCTGCATATCGACTTTCCGGCGCTCGACTTCCACAGCCATATTCTGGAGTAA